A genomic window from Litoreibacter janthinus includes:
- a CDS encoding eCIS core domain-containing protein — MKTKARTVTRTARPQRSVVPVRRPQPSLARAVLIQPSLTVGAVNDPAEREAETMAARVVGATAPTQTSPPVAAAGGAGPATAAPLRRDATSQPNLDELTPDPAPAEHQDFELPTENDVAADGLEATDMDELESGEPMAAGGSAEGAVQASAAPQAAVGRMGGRAPADVSRLVANPGPGRPLPNGVRQRIEPHFGTSFEHVRLHDGPADQDAAARIGARAFAHRNRIWLGRGESPTNTRLMAHELTHVVQQTEGADRLPINRRQGQDGVVQREPIRREEEEGWLSGKLEGYARHVPGYTLITVLVGKRLISGKKVPMTASNLLEGLFGLIPLGTVLFDKLKEAKVVEDAFAWTKLRLSQLNITWSRVSGLIDKIWDAPWSGTIKYIIGLFAPLVRDIITFATDVGKKVLELIVQGALKLAGPWAAKVWGVLQGAGQVLGLIVKDPLGFAMNLVRAVVGGFKQFGTNILAHLKKGLLGWLFGAVAKAGITMPEKLDFKGLMSLAMQLLGITYANFRKELVKKLGPSGERKVAMIEASVEIVRVLLKEGFAGIWQKMLEMIENFKSTLIGGLISMVTTSIVKAGIGLLAGLSNPIGAVVKVVLSIYNLIVAFVERLDQIMAVAQSIFSSIGAIARGQVSSAANFIEETIGRTVPVVISFLAAAFGITGISTKIREIIARLQAPVKKAMGKMIGFVIKKAKALFSKLIGKLNGKRKLPSKAFKIGRTPHTLYGKYVGKKVEVYMASEDGPLSGKGPATNAETADNKEKSATEASNTLEKSSNESASETGEVTSGIDPQSQKQNNQTKYATLHAELIEAAEEFERLGLDIEKNPFLDTSGKGQSLLRNKEPRSEFFEGTVDTYSKLTAAASKNDPKDGYRLSRFYELDHTIEKRFPLGVFEQLHVLNDLSGTPQLDSEFLRASRQKKANKTGINALPGTSLEASVQKEAAPVLGLLNSKATGDKIGPDAGGFPAMAVYHRNHIQGKGKNLPDASTIIKAALSKKTVDERVSDVKSAIKAQLNAEAEDIKAIYQADPSASDLVKTNVIKGIEALKAQNMALYGLDRVQPKRTPHTLATAKANNGSDILFEGGQANGNDLIKIEGIGMKYGARSSKIGDFIEYDHILDKAFVHAAKSHKIIDAHEKLPVKLASDKNATSKLQARLDRLAELEATPLFSDKPKVLGYADDDGFAVPIYRPLATEVTSAVKQPVDTVRAPVKTADYQSDAAEYVRSGIPAARLSFVAKKRAAIQRVLESRTANHASAVREVYLPEVAKVKTINSDPAGAERKMKIVLKNLYVSLRKAESETVKLFQ; from the coding sequence ATGAAAACCAAGGCGCGCACAGTCACCCGAACGGCACGGCCCCAAAGGTCGGTGGTTCCTGTGCGCCGCCCGCAGCCATCGCTTGCGCGCGCGGTCCTTATTCAGCCTTCGCTCACTGTTGGGGCGGTCAATGATCCGGCGGAACGGGAGGCCGAAACCATGGCCGCGCGCGTCGTTGGGGCGACGGCACCAACTCAGACCTCCCCCCCTGTTGCCGCTGCCGGTGGGGCTGGACCAGCCACCGCCGCCCCCCTACGGCGCGACGCCACCAGCCAGCCCAATCTGGATGAGCTCACCCCCGACCCCGCCCCTGCGGAGCATCAGGATTTCGAACTGCCCACAGAAAACGATGTTGCGGCCGACGGTCTGGAAGCCACTGACATGGACGAGCTGGAAAGTGGCGAGCCTATGGCCGCTGGCGGCAGTGCCGAAGGCGCGGTTCAGGCCTCTGCCGCTCCGCAGGCTGCCGTCGGACGCATGGGTGGCCGGGCACCCGCCGATGTATCGCGCCTTGTCGCCAACCCCGGCCCCGGTCGCCCCTTGCCAAACGGGGTGCGGCAGAGGATCGAGCCTCATTTTGGCACCAGCTTCGAGCATGTCCGCCTCCATGACGGCCCCGCCGATCAAGACGCCGCTGCCCGCATTGGTGCCCGCGCCTTTGCCCACCGCAACCGCATCTGGCTGGGGCGTGGCGAAAGCCCCACCAACACGCGGCTCATGGCTCATGAACTGACGCACGTCGTGCAACAGACCGAAGGCGCGGATCGCCTGCCCATCAACCGCAGGCAGGGCCAAGACGGTGTTGTGCAGCGCGAGCCGATACGCCGCGAGGAGGAGGAAGGCTGGCTGTCAGGTAAATTGGAAGGCTACGCGCGCCATGTGCCGGGCTACACGCTGATCACTGTGCTGGTCGGCAAGCGCCTGATCTCCGGCAAGAAGGTCCCGATGACCGCCTCCAACCTGCTGGAAGGGCTATTTGGCCTGATCCCGCTTGGCACCGTCCTGTTCGACAAGCTCAAAGAAGCCAAAGTCGTTGAAGATGCGTTCGCGTGGACCAAGCTGCGACTGTCTCAGTTGAACATCACATGGAGTCGCGTCAGCGGCCTGATCGACAAGATCTGGGACGCGCCTTGGTCCGGGACGATCAAATACATCATCGGCCTGTTCGCGCCCTTGGTGCGCGATATCATCACGTTCGCCACCGATGTCGGCAAAAAGGTTCTGGAGCTGATCGTGCAAGGCGCGTTGAAGCTCGCTGGGCCTTGGGCCGCGAAGGTTTGGGGCGTCTTGCAAGGCGCAGGTCAGGTGCTTGGTCTGATCGTGAAAGATCCACTTGGCTTCGCCATGAACCTTGTCAGGGCCGTCGTCGGCGGGTTCAAGCAGTTCGGCACCAACATTCTGGCGCATCTAAAAAAGGGCCTTCTGGGCTGGCTTTTCGGGGCCGTCGCCAAGGCAGGCATCACCATGCCCGAAAAGCTGGATTTCAAAGGGCTTATGTCGCTTGCGATGCAACTTCTTGGCATCACCTATGCCAATTTTCGCAAAGAGCTGGTCAAAAAGCTCGGCCCATCAGGTGAGCGTAAAGTCGCGATGATCGAGGCATCGGTCGAAATCGTGCGTGTCCTGCTGAAGGAAGGGTTCGCAGGCATCTGGCAAAAAATGCTGGAGATGATCGAGAACTTCAAATCCACGTTGATCGGCGGGCTGATCAGCATGGTTACGACGTCGATCGTCAAGGCGGGCATTGGCCTGCTTGCCGGGCTCTCGAACCCGATTGGCGCAGTGGTGAAGGTGGTGTTGTCCATCTACAACCTGATTGTCGCCTTTGTTGAGCGGCTCGACCAGATCATGGCCGTTGCCCAGTCCATTTTCTCGTCCATTGGTGCCATCGCCAGAGGTCAGGTTTCGTCTGCCGCAAACTTCATTGAAGAGACGATCGGGCGCACGGTGCCGGTTGTCATTTCATTCCTCGCAGCGGCGTTCGGCATCACCGGAATATCCACCAAAATCAGAGAGATCATCGCCAGACTTCAAGCGCCGGTGAAAAAGGCTATGGGCAAAATGATCGGCTTCGTCATCAAGAAAGCGAAAGCGCTCTTTTCGAAACTGATCGGCAAGCTGAACGGCAAGCGAAAGCTGCCGTCCAAGGCATTCAAGATCGGACGCACCCCTCACACCCTTTATGGCAAGTATGTCGGCAAGAAGGTCGAGGTGTATATGGCCTCCGAAGACGGGCCACTAAGCGGCAAAGGCCCAGCCACAAATGCCGAGACTGCCGATAACAAAGAGAAAAGCGCGACCGAAGCGTCCAACACTCTGGAGAAATCCAGCAATGAATCCGCGTCCGAAACCGGAGAAGTTACCAGCGGCATCGACCCGCAATCCCAAAAGCAGAACAATCAAACCAAATACGCAACCCTGCACGCCGAGCTCATCGAAGCGGCAGAGGAGTTCGAACGCTTGGGCTTGGATATCGAAAAGAACCCCTTCCTCGATACCTCGGGCAAAGGTCAGTCCCTCCTGCGCAACAAAGAGCCGCGTTCCGAGTTTTTCGAGGGTACGGTCGACACCTATAGTAAACTCACTGCTGCTGCCTCGAAGAATGATCCCAAAGACGGCTATCGGCTTTCAAGATTCTACGAACTGGATCACACCATCGAAAAGCGGTTTCCCTTGGGGGTCTTCGAACAGCTCCATGTTCTGAATGATCTGTCAGGAACACCACAGCTGGACTCTGAATTCTTACGGGCATCGCGGCAGAAAAAGGCGAATAAAACCGGCATCAATGCGTTGCCGGGCACCAGCCTGGAAGCCAGCGTTCAGAAAGAAGCGGCTCCCGTACTGGGACTGCTCAACAGTAAAGCCACAGGCGACAAGATCGGCCCGGACGCCGGAGGCTTCCCTGCTATGGCGGTCTACCACCGCAACCATATTCAGGGCAAAGGCAAGAACCTTCCAGACGCCAGCACGATCATAAAAGCTGCCCTGTCAAAGAAAACTGTCGACGAGCGGGTGAGTGATGTCAAATCAGCGATCAAAGCACAACTCAACGCCGAGGCCGAGGATATCAAAGCAATTTATCAAGCCGATCCGTCTGCTTCTGATCTCGTAAAAACCAACGTCATTAAGGGGATAGAAGCACTGAAGGCACAGAACATGGCGCTTTACGGGCTCGACCGCGTGCAACCCAAACGAACGCCACACACACTCGCCACCGCCAAGGCCAATAACGGCAGCGACATCCTGTTCGAAGGCGGTCAGGCGAATGGAAATGACCTGATCAAAATCGAAGGAATTGGCATGAAATACGGCGCGCGCTCATCGAAGATAGGAGACTTTATCGAGTATGATCACATCCTCGACAAGGCCTTCGTCCATGCCGCCAAGAGCCATAAAATCATCGACGCACACGAAAAATTGCCGGTCAAACTAGCCTCCGACAAAAACGCGACGTCAAAACTTCAAGCCCGTTTGGACCGTTTGGCTGAGCTGGAGGCCACGCCTCTATTTTCCGACAAACCCAAAGTTTTGGGCTATGCTGACGATGACGGCTTTGCCGTGCCCATTTATCGACCGCTGGCGACTGAAGTGACTTCGGCCGTCAAGCAACCCGTCGACACCGTGAGAGCACCGGTCAAGACCGCCGACTATCAAAGCGACGCCGCGGAATATGTGCGATCTGGCATTCCCGCAGCACGGTTAAGCTTCGTCGCCAAGAAACGGGCCGCAATCCAGCGTGTTTTGGAGTCGCGGACCGCCAACCACGCCAGCGCGGTGCGGGAGGTATATTTGCCCGAAGTGGCAAAGGTGAAGACCATCAATTCGGACCCGGCCGGTGCCGAGCGTAAGATGAAAATTGTATTAAAGAATCTGTATGTTTCCCTGAGAAAGGCGGAATCCGAAACCGTCAAGCTCTTCCAATAA